cacttttcgcattaataacttacttagggtctgtttggtatgaggtaatggaatagacgaaggaatggaatgaacgaggtaatggaatggacgagggaatgcaatggatcattaccattctatgtcttgtttggttaccatgtgtgaatgaaatgagttattattgtgtattgttcggtaggcaagaaaaacaaagtaataaaatcagctgtgagtggtggtggtggtggcggtggtcggagtgattgtgggtggttataggtggcggtggggTGTCGGCgacggcgatgggtggtggtggtggcagcgagTGGCGGTGAGGTGtcgacgacgagtggtggtggtgcagggtggccgttggtggtggggCAGCAGAGGTGGCAGTTGGTGGTGCGCAACGgttggtggtgcggtggtggtggcgtcgacgatggtggtgggcggcggcgaCGAGTGtcgttggcggttggtcgcaactgtgggtgataacggtggcgagtagGTGGCGCGGCGGTGGCTGTCGGGTGAGGTGGTGGAAGGTGGCGGCATGGCGTCAgtgtgggtggtggtggtgggttgtgcgaaggtggtgggttgtggtgttgttgatgaatggtgcaagaggggatggaatggaaaaaaaacatggggggtggaaggaatgattttgagggaatggaatgcattttggaatgggtgattccattccattgaccaaccaaacacccttttcttcattccctcataatcatccattccattccacctctcattcctgcataccaaacactaccttaatTGTCTTTccatattccgaccctttgggattgtatccctgctgactcaaaccactgggttgagggtaacgtcaccttcaaaagaggggcctactactataactaagataatctcttaaaaagtccgaaagtgcgaaaatcattaAAGGATACATTAAAAATGAGTTGGATCCAAATGATTctattttgtttatttgtttttatttatcttttaacttttttttagatttattttcatgtttaaaaactcttttcaaaaatttagatcgattagacgttgacactaaaccgatattaaaagctcttgtgtccttggacgacctcggtatcttaccaacactatactacgctcgcaatgggtgcacttgcccaagtgtgtgtttagtgttagtataatatcgtgttttataaatttaaaacttgactaatgcgtaaaacggacttaaaatattaataaaaatcatATCACGCTATACGCACACCAGCAGACGTTAAaatgatagttgggggtggcaacagctaatagccaatagttaggggtgataaaatccaataacctttTAAATTAAAACCAAATTCTAAGAGCGTTATTTAAAACTAAAGGAAACTTGAGTGtttaaaaagttataaaataacATTCACCATTTACCTCCTTCTTCACCTTCAAAGTTCAACCTacaacacaaaaaaaaaagattaataaaAGAAACATATAAAAAACAATAAACCTCGGGTTTGATGGGAGATACTCCCCGATTGACCCTGTCTTATGACGGGGGGTGGTGTTCTCCGTCAGAGTCCCCCATCATGTTGTCCTCCCGCTTTGCTTTCCCGAACCACATCCAACAGTCTAAGTGCAATGAGCAGATTATATGATGAACTCGATATAGATTTGAAGTACAACAAAAAAACAAGTTACTATAGATTCATTTTTTACTATACAAATATACAATCTTATAATTTGGAATCTTTtagtaattattaatttatagtttCGTTGGAACCAATATATACATTTGGATTTCAAAAAagttattaatttattattttatcgaTTGGGGTCCAATTTTGTACTGGTTCGAAGTTGGGACTTgacaaattattaattttattgaGTTCATTAATTTATCGAGTATTAAGGGTATCCGGAGTGGTGCGGCAAAGGGGAGTGCAAAGGGTTTCGCCGCGCGGCAACACTGCCACCGACCCCTTTGCCGCTCGTTTCATTGCCAAATCGGTGTAGGCTTGCCGAAGTGGTGAAGGGAGGGTATGAAGAGAGAGGgtagtgtggggtggggtccattgcaatctcaaccaatcacactttttttaaatagtttaccacttcaccaagtgtctaaccattgccaacacttttgagcatagtttaccactttgacatgacacaatctcattggttgatttttagtttgccactctcaagtgtctaaccactccttataccctaaaATTTTACTGGATAGTGATAACTAAGGGTGCACGGGCACATGCGGTGACCCCATGCGGTGAGTGTagtccccgagcgggaacaccACCGCCATCAACGCGGGGAGGGAAGCGGGGTGGGGGATCGGTGAGAGGTTACCGCatgagagagagaagagagagagaagagagagaaggggattggttgttaatgtgggtccactatttttccaccaatcatattttttcttctttttttataaaaaaaataattgtgtgagTGGAGTGATGCCAACGTTTGACTGCAAAATGGGAACTTAAGAGGGGAGTTAATGTGACACGTGCTGATTGGGTgtgtgtaagagaggggactcccctaagagagaagtgcccctctcaccctaatGCAATTCATCTCACACTTGTTTATATTAATAAAACTATTTCCCACATAAAACATAGTCACGTTTATATCATCGCGTGCCTAGTGTCATTATTACGTTCTTGTAGCTTCGTACTCATAACTAATAGAATCATAACTTAGTCAATAAATATATAGTAAAGTAACCATATCTATTATTTAACAATGTATATAACTCATAAAAACATAGGATTCCATACAAAATCATTTTAAATAAGAGTTGTGACCTGTAAGAACCATATAAACATATAAGATTAATCACATAGTGTTAGAACAAAAGAATATTAATATCATAAATGTATAAATGTTGGTATGATTACCAAAAaattttctgtttaaaaaaaaacatcacCCGTAACCCATTATGCCCAACTTGGACCATCGAATCTTGTAATTTATAACTCAAATAAATATAGCATTCTTTTTAGTATGTATCATGGGGCTTCAAGTAAAGAAAAGTAAAATCAAGCAAGTGGAAGCACGTGTCTTGTCATAGACCTTGAAATGAGTGGATAATCACGAAATCAAAATCATGATCATCGTACCATCCTTAAACGGGGTAAAACCTGCTTCCGACAATATCTCATTCATCACGGATTATTTAGATTGCAATTTGCAACAAGTGTTGAAGTGGGGGTTTTGTCTTTATACTTAACCTTTTCCAGACGACattaaaaaaacacataaatatttattatatatttgtGATTAAATTCTCAATTATAAATTTTTTTTCGACATTTAATAATTAAAGCATTCGAATCATACAATATTAATTATTGCGCGGAGTTATAATTATAATGTGATCTATTTTACGGCGattttcttgtgtttagattaTCGCACTCTCTAAATCAGAGAGCCTCGTTGTTTCACTCCAGCCAGACTATATTGTTTTAACCAAGGTTCACGTTGACTTCGACAATCTTTGTGCCACCACAAGAGTAGAACTCTCTGACGTACACACGTGAGACGAAAACCGAGTGGGATCGGGATTCGAAGTAAGAACCTTGCACAAGGCTTAGCTCAAATCCTTTATTGCCATAATCCACAAAAAGGACACAAGTGATAATCGAATTTAGGTCTCCACTGAAAAACCAAACCTCCTACCACTAAGTCACAAATGTTGGATTAACAACGTGATCTCTTACACCATTATTTAAAAATGCAATTTCTGTCCAACTGAATTGAGTGAAAATGAGGTTTTCTTGTACTATTTTAAAACTTTGTTAGAATTTGAAATGCCATAACTCTACTAATTTGTTGTtacttatattaaaattatattatttgtgCTTTACTACATATTCATTTTTATACAACACATTAATCATGTAGTTAATCATTTTCTAATCAATCGCataacattttaaaaaaaaacattgtaatcaatatatatttacatttaaCAATTTAGTTGCTGTTTTTTTTGCAGACATAAATTGTCTGCAagctgatttcatctgtttttatgtctgcaactgaagatgtggtctAAAGATCtgcaagctgaaaatataagactgtttgttttaTAAGTTGATACGGTTTGAAGcacatcaaaaatgacgaaacatTCACATTCCGCTTCGATTCAGCGGAGGAGAAGAGGGAGGTCGGAGAAAGAGCTGTCACCAGAGGAGGAGGGAGTCGCCGGAGAAAGAGGTAGGTTGCCGGAGAGGGGGGAGGTCGGAGAAGGGGTAGGTCGCCGGAGGAGGAGGTGGCGCCGGAGGAGAAGAGGGGTCGGAGAAGGAGGAGGAGCGGCGGTGGGAGGGGCTGATGTTTGAGGGAGAAAAGAGTGTGAAGATGTTTTAAGTAAGGGGTCCATAGCttattttttaagatgaaaaaaGCTGAGTTCAGATctgttaaagaaaaaaaaaacagtctTCATGGGTAACGTCTGCGCGCCTGCAGACATCAGCCCCCTTAAATATGTTTGAAGAAAAACAAACACCCCATTATCAAGTATAGTACAACACATGTAAGTAGTGGATCATGTAAAGTGCAACACTTGTAAAGTATGAATCAAATAGGGTGCAACACATGTAAAGTATGAATAAGTCAAACAAAGAAATCAATCATTCGCAAAGTATGGATAAGTTGAAGCATCACGACTATATAAAGAAACAAATGATCGCAAAAGTAGTAATTATCCATGTAACACTTTTTATAAAATCGTTTGATAATTAGACAAAATTGTTGTTAATATTTGAAGACATAATTGGCATAAAAATGAAGACTTGTGAGATTGATCGGCTAAAAAAAGGACTCAAATGTTTCTCCAATGTTAACTATAAATGACTTATCAACAATTCGATGGTAAGTGATCCAAGGGATGATTATTTTCTAGCTTTATTGGTGATAAATTATTTTAACATGAGAAACTTAAGATATACATTTTGCTTCATTTGCCGTATTTCCATTCTAAACTTTATGTCTTGTCTTTTGTTTTGATTCTCTTACCCACGCTTTCTGTTTATTGGTTTGGTACACTTCGTTTGTAAGAAAAAACGGTCGGTTTAATGGCGGAGCTTAGTGTAaatggttaagatgaaaatgtagaaaaaaaaagAAGCGTAAGGGTATTTTGGGAAATTACTATTTattgactttctctctccacatgcaaggcacatgcatatttcaccatcattttttaaacgttcataactttttatacgacattattttttcataaaaatttcaccataaaTCACCATAAAATcaagcgttttttatctttaatttaaataccatattgctatataaaatatgacgactataaaaacccaaaaaatgtGTTGTATTCTTATGTCGTATAAcatttttgtgctggatttttgaactatatttttgtgctaattttttgtcttaattttttttctcaatttttttgtgctggatttttttcgtgctatattttttttactagatttttgtgctatatttttttgtactgcattttttgtgttatatttttttgtactggaTTTTTGTGCTAATtttttgtactggatttttttgttgtattttttagAAAACAAAAGGGGTGTCACATGTTATTTtcacactcctatttataaggactAAAATGCACTTTCTTCCTATTTATGGAGTGTCACATGGCATCATTACAAtccttcttaggctacttagCCAAAATCTCCATTTTAGTATATcattccctatatatatatatatactaggttataacccggaaactttccgggtaggaaaatttattttacaataaataaaagtatataaataacATTTTTAACCTCTAAAGTATCCTCTTTCCCTTATCTCTACCACAAATTTTTAATTCGGTTTCTTAAAGTTTTCCTAGTTGTAAAGAGCCATAAAACATACAAAAGCAAGATAAGTATAACTTAATCGTTTGGTTTCAAGTATAACTTAATGGTAATTGGATCTTGTATGTTAActtgaaattacaaaaataccttttcagttaacatacaatatggatggagttagagcTGGGGAGCAAATTGGCGATTAAGTAGTGACCTTCGTTTAAGAACTCGTGAAACTTTAAATAACTTTGAATTATACTTATACATTTTGGTATTAGTAATATGTAATGCATCTTTTATAAAACAATTTTCGTTTATTTAATATGGGTCTTACAATGTTATACACAAACTTGTCATGTATTTTGTATCTATACTATAGGTATTAATGTATCTGAATtataatgaaaatattttgtaaacgtatgcaacaattaagaattagatGTTAACATATGTTTAGGAAAAAAGTATCGTAATATCattaaactaaaaataaaaaaaatattaatattccATAAGACATTAAGCATTATTATATTCATTCTTCACAACAATCGAATCTCATCATCACATGTTAAAccaatacaaaatataaaattATAACTTTGATATTTGAATTTAGTCAAACCGtaataaacataaaatatagtcAATTCGGAAAGTATTGAATGCCAATTAACTACTAAAATAAAATGTAATTTACATTTTTGAAATTCGAATTGAGTCAAACCGtaataaacataaaatttaaaatacGGAAAGTATTAAATGGTAATTAActactaaaataataaataaatcatCATTCTGAAATTCAAAATAAGTCTAACCGTAGTAgagataaaataaaatataaggaaaaTATTTAATGGTAATTGAGATCTAAAAATATAGGTTCCGATTATAACCCGAAAACTTTCCAGATTTGCTCGGCATGCGAAAACTGAAACTTTCTTAGGAACACACTTGTTCCAGTCATAAACCTTACAACTTCTTCCCagctttttacacttttaactgAAACCCCACTCGTCTCATCTATCGACCACAAACCACCTATCCTCTCCGAACACAAAACAACCTGTTGCTCCTTGTTTGTTATTTGAACCAATTCTCCTATCTCAGCCACCGTGCTTGGTTGCTTTGTCCAACTCCATGAAAAATTATTCCATACAGGCTCTACTTCAATCTATATGCAACACAACACAACACCACACAACACGCCATAGACTTCTCTACTTCAAACAAAGCTGGGATTTTGAGAAAGCAAGAAAGAGGAAGATTATATGGGATTTTGAGAAAGCAAGAAAAAGAAAGATTACAAAAAATGTGAGCAAAGGTAAAAAAAATAAGAGGTAGCACATCACAAACAGAATATATGAAaccaaatatatatcaaaactcAAGTAAGAGTACCTTGTTTGACAAACTTGCTTCAATTAACGATTTTAGCTCAACTATAGATTTCTCCTTAGGCATGAATGGCTTGAGTCTTCACATATTTGAGAACCAACAAATGAATCTGCATATAAtgttaaaaataaacaaatgaCAACCAACAAATGAATCTTCTTACACTCTTGTTAAAACAATACACCATCAGTGGCGTTTCTATAGTCACTTACTTTTATATACAACAAATTTCATGGTTAGTTTCTATTGAAAATCATATAACAATGTGGTATATGTATATGTGGTTAGAGATATATATACATGATGAAAGAATTTATTTACCGTatgaaaaacaaaacaatttatcATTCACATAAGAACAATCATTTCAACATTAACACTTCTATTACCATTGTCAAATGTACACAAACTTTAGAGGGAAGTTTGACTCCTCATAGTCATATACCCTCAGGGACCAATAAATCAtattgtttttatatataaaacatgAATCTGGTCTTAGTAAAAAACATGAACAGGTTGTAAGTGAAAGCATGCTTTACCAACCTAAAACATTGAGAAGGTTCCATGATATCTTCTATGAGCTTACTCTTGTCTTGAAAATTGCAACcgttaaatgaaaaaaaaaaaaaaaaaaaaaagcttcatAAGATCACTGTCTTCTTAAAAAAAATGACAATTCTACTCTTTTACTCATAAGTTTAAGTTGTTACCAATGTGAGAAGTATGTGCTATTTAGAACGCATGTGAACACAATTCACTGATCCAATTTCACGCATGCTACCCTCCTCAAAATTCATTCCTACATATCAAACACAAATCATTATCAATTTTAGCAACTTTAAACCAAAATGGATAAAAGCAATGGTATTTCTCCAAAATCCTTCTTTTATATTTTATGTGGAAGCAACACTTCTACCTTAGTTTATTAAGTAGTTTCATATGCATTATAAAAACAGGACACTCagaatatatatctaaaaaaagTTTGTTGGAACATTAATCAAGCTTCTACACATTGATTAAACCATATGATTCATCAATGATGATTAACATATAACGAAAAAGATGTAACCTGCAATACTTATAATTAATAAAGTATAAATGTGAAGGTATATATTGGCTTTACACTATGAAACCTTAATTATATGAAAGAGAAATATGAAAAAGATACCATATTTTCCTTAACATTAGCACACTAACCACAATAGAAAAGCACAAATCACCTGTGAGCCAAAAAATCACATCACCCCACCACAGTTGTGGATCTAGAAAATTACTTAAGGGAAacgtttcaaaaaaaattttaacGTACTTCTTACAATGTAAACGAAACAACGATAGTAGCGCGgtaataaataaatttaaacaTGTACCTAAATGAGTTCTCCTCTTCGGTTTTTTGAAAGCTTGAAACCGGGCCATGACATCCTCTTCTTttactttacaaaaactttcttTTTCAACCGCACAAATTAGAGCGTTGTTCAAATACTCATCACCTAtccgattgcgtaaatccgtcttgataAGCTTCATTttagaaaaacatctttcaacggttgcggttgcaaccggtaaaacCAGTGCTAGCTTCAATGTTCGATAAACCAAAGGAAAAGTTTCATTTTTCCGGTTTCCACCATTACACGAGCAAGAACCCCTCTTTAAAGTGTGATAAAATGTTGAAAGATCACCCGCAAGAACCCCTTTCTTCTTTATTAAAGTCATTCAGATACATTTCAGAAAACTTCACTATCTTTGATATGTCAAATTTAGCAAACGAATTACAAGGATTTAAACCCGACATATTTTCTATCAAACTAGTTGAGACCTCACTAAATCGGCTTCCAAGTTCTTGAAGTTGCATATCCAAAACCGTATTAAAAACCTCAACTTCAAAATGATGTCGGTTAGTAATGACATACTTTCGGTTTCTTTGATTACCATAACTTTCCGCCATATCTAACATCTTAATGTTGTTTTTTCACAAAAAGATGTTACGTTTGCCAACATCTTTTCAAACCCTTTTTGTCTTAAATGATTCAAAGCTCGTTTTGTCCCGCTTATCAAATGAGATGCTTCTAACAAGTCTTGACTCTTTTTTTGAAGATGTTTTGATAGAGCATTTGTGAGGCCTAAGATATCATTCAACAAGTGTATGTAAAACACAAATTCAAGACTCTCAAAATATGATAGAATACCTGACGCATTGGATCGTTGTTGAAAGGTCTCTCCATCTTGTTTAATAAAAGTAAGTACCTCAACAACTTCCGGAAATAATTTCAACAAACTTATGATGGTTCTATGATGAGAACCCCATCGTGTGTCTCCGGTCGGGCAAGGGAAACCTCTTGGGCTTTTTAAGAAATCGGAGTGCCTCCTGTGCGCTGTTGGAACAGCGGCGGCAAAGGGCGGACGAATGGACGATGATGGACTGGAGTGGCTCCTGTGCGCTACTTCTTTTTTTTCGGTCCTACTCCTGCTACGCTACTTCTTCTTTCTTTTTGGGCTTTTTCATTGTTCAATTGGATTATTGGGTATGGGGTTGGGACTTGGGCTACGATAATTGGGCTTTATAAGTATTGGGTAATTAGTTGGGTAGTATAATTTTTTTTGGCTTTCAAAAGGGGTAACATAATATTTATTAAAGGGCAACAAAATccgaaaaacacaaaaaaaaatttacactaTCGCGGCCGAGCCAAGGGGCAACGCGGGCTACCCCTTGACATAGGGTATGTCCGCCCCGACCCCACCACCAGTACGAACCCATAAACAATGGCATCAAATTCCGTTATTAGATCATTAATATTAATGATCTCTTGCAATTTACCAAAAGTATCATGAAACAAAATACTAAAATAGCAAAGAAATATTgaaaaaagaataagaaataccAGAGAGAGAGACTATGACCATTATCCGATGACAAATTTGAAGTGCGCCAAAATCATAATTGAGTTTAGTCGGAGAATATATAAATCAGCAACGAAATCACAAAGATGAAAGAATCAAAGGAGATATTAGAAAACAAACATTAATGATTCTTAATTAACAGGGGGATAGTAACTTACCCAATGGTGTTTTCATGGTGAATGAATCAACAGGTGAACACTTTGGGGGAGACAAAGGAGCACCAGAAATCCATAGCAGTCTATAATCAGTAACGCATAACACCATCAACCAAAAAATAAGCACAATAAAAAACGGATTAACAAATTAGCAAAAGAAGTAGAAGGATTTTCATACCCAGGGTTTCAATCGAGTAATTGTAGAGGTTGACCTGAAAATTTTCCTGCCCATATAAAACCGAATCTGCTTTAAATCATAAACAAAGAAGGCAAAAAAAATAGTAATTAAATACTTAGTAATTAGATCCATAAACCTTAACTAACTAATTCATTGAAAGGCAAACCATCCTTTTAAAACCGGTCATAACCAAAAGCACCATCAAACACTACTGTACAATTGAAATTAAACAgtaataaacaaaaataaaaaaaaaataaaacatcaCAAAAAGAGATTCACAGATCTACTTGGATCTCTATTTCATCTTTCAACACGTCCACTTCAACCTCCTTATTCTCTTCTTCCACTGAAATATTTAGATTCAGCGAACAAATATTAGAGTAAAAAATTGTAACATCTGTTTTAACAAACAATTGATTAAAGAAACGCCTGGATTTCagagatttgaaaaaaaaattgattacTGTATTAGGGATTAAGGGAAATCGTTTACAATAAATTGTAACATCTGTTTTATATCCAGCTATTGCAAAGACAAAGGTAGATCGCCTGTCTAAGGCAAGATCGTTTACCATCTCAGAACATTCATGAGTAAAAACACAGCTGTTAGTTAATCCGTCCATCTTAATGTTCCAAAATCTATCTCCTAAATAAAGAGTTGATTGACCACCTTTGAAATTTTTTCCATAAAATTGCCTCCAAAATTCATCAGCCATGACCTACAAAGGTAGTgataattaaaaatttaaaaaccaatatACAGAAAGAAAACATTATTCAACATACTGATTGTATAATATATACTACTTACAATAACATCTTCGTCAGGTGTGATTTTGGATATAAAGCAGTTTTGATGAACAAATGATTTAAACACCGATAGAAAGAATGATGATGGTCCAAAGGATTGAAACATAAGATAGCCATTTTTTTCTTATACAACTATCCCGAACAACTTTGGTGAAGCCATCAGCAAGAACAAGGCCCAAATCAGTTTTTTTAAGTCTTACAAACCATAAATTGTTGCCATCAACAATCTTAACAGATTCTTTGTAAGGTGGTTGGTTTCCTCACATCATTGAAGCAAAGTCATTAGGTATTTGCTATgagtttaaaacaaaataaaaaaaagacaaACATCAGTTTACTTAAAATATGATTAGTAATTAGAAAACCAATAAACGTACCAAAAATATTGGGTCATCTtcctcaataagctttaaaaatgaaggactgTTGTTAATCTGATCCATATCTGAAAATTAAATATgaaggtttttaaaaaaaataaaacggtaaagtatttatagaaacaaacttAATATAGTGACGGGAGAAACTTCAAAAACCAAAAATAAAAAGGAACAatttcaaaaaaatttaaaaactatttacttttaggggaattggcctgtaataatctcacct
Above is a window of Helianthus annuus cultivar XRQ/B chromosome 14, HanXRQr2.0-SUNRISE, whole genome shotgun sequence DNA encoding:
- the LOC118486565 gene encoding lysine-rich arabinogalactan protein 19-like, whose translation is MPPPSTTSPDSHRRATYSPPLSPTVATNRQRHSSPPPTTIVDATTTAPPTVAHHQLPPLLPHHQRPPCTTTTRRRHLTATRCHHHHPSPSPTPHRHL